In Symmachiella dynata, the following are encoded in one genomic region:
- a CDS encoding TadE/TadG family type IV pilus assembly protein has protein sequence MITIQSLMDSVADVWLVWILSAAALVYLTRGAILRLRRWNVRELAGGEEGASYTLSLVLVMPVYIFLVCLIVECTLMLVVKTGTMYAAYAAGRSAIVWVPAEPQDDDASQAKVKKAAVQAMTPFASGRDVHRRGTPLEFLPRSASIDGLLYHEAYQFYTKGNAPQDYIVGKYQFADIATQITIEPQGNEPNSELKVSVEYEMPINVPGIGRFLGNQASWPTAPFFTRKISSSVILEQEGPQSSNQLLGIEYDSAI, from the coding sequence ATGATCACAATTCAATCACTGATGGATTCCGTAGCGGATGTTTGGCTGGTGTGGATTCTCTCCGCCGCTGCGCTCGTTTATTTGACTCGCGGAGCGATTTTGCGACTGCGGCGCTGGAACGTTCGCGAATTGGCCGGCGGCGAAGAGGGGGCGTCCTATACGCTGTCGCTGGTGCTTGTCATGCCGGTCTATATTTTTCTGGTGTGTCTGATCGTGGAGTGCACGCTCATGTTGGTTGTGAAGACCGGCACGATGTATGCCGCATATGCGGCGGGGCGGTCGGCGATTGTTTGGGTGCCGGCTGAGCCACAGGACGACGACGCCTCGCAGGCGAAGGTCAAAAAAGCAGCCGTGCAAGCGATGACGCCGTTTGCGTCGGGGCGCGATGTGCATCGCCGGGGGACGCCTCTGGAATTTCTGCCGCGATCGGCGTCGATCGACGGACTGCTGTATCACGAAGCCTACCAGTTTTACACCAAGGGCAACGCGCCGCAGGACTATATTGTTGGCAAATACCAGTTCGCCGATATTGCCACGCAGATCACAATCGAGCCACAAGGCAACGAGCCGAACAGCGAATTGAAAGTCAGTGTCGAATATGAAATGCCGATCAACGTGCCGGGCATCGGTCGCTTTTTAGGGAACCAAGCATCATGGCCGACGGCACCGTTTTTTACGCGAAAAATTAGCTCATCGGTCATCCTCGAGCAGGAGGGGCCGCAGTCGTCTAATCAACTGTTGGGGATCGAATATGACTCAGCCATCTAA
- a CDS encoding prepilin peptidase, which translates to MTITAQFERTICSPAGSGERRRAWQLAAAAPLVVGLVIALSQSVVAWGTALASINAAVLVLLLAVSSFTDSHWRKIPNWATYSALGWALAVNLVASATMSSEAIGASRAIVPPIGIGASLLGAAVCFATMLVVFQLAGSGAGDVKLAAALGAILGTGQGLTVILWCHIAAGVVMVGMLVWQLGPLKLLSTLLRYVGSVLLPSRIAKPGLGAQAILQRPVPLAAFFAVGTILSYFQGLTL; encoded by the coding sequence GTGACGATTACGGCTCAATTCGAACGCACCATCTGTTCCCCCGCCGGTAGCGGGGAGCGGCGACGGGCTTGGCAGCTGGCCGCGGCCGCGCCGTTGGTTGTGGGTTTAGTCATTGCCTTGTCGCAGTCAGTGGTCGCATGGGGGACGGCATTGGCGTCCATCAATGCCGCTGTGCTTGTGCTGCTCTTGGCGGTTTCGAGTTTTACGGACAGCCACTGGAGAAAGATTCCCAACTGGGCGACCTACTCGGCCCTGGGTTGGGCATTGGCGGTCAATTTGGTTGCCTCGGCGACAATGAGCAGTGAGGCGATTGGGGCCTCGCGTGCAATCGTGCCGCCGATTGGAATCGGAGCGTCGTTGTTGGGAGCGGCGGTCTGTTTTGCGACGATGCTCGTCGTGTTTCAATTGGCCGGCAGTGGAGCCGGCGATGTGAAATTGGCGGCGGCGCTGGGGGCAATCCTGGGAACCGGACAGGGGCTCACAGTCATTCTGTGGTGCCACATTGCGGCGGGAGTCGTGATGGTCGGCATGTTGGTCTGGCAGCTCGGCCCGTTGAAACTTCTGTCTACACTTTTGCGTTACGTCGGCTCGGTGTTGTTGCCTAGCCGGATTGCGAAGCCCGGATTGGGCGCGCAAGCCATCCTCCAACGTCCTGTGCCGTTGGCCGCATTCTTCGCGGTCGGCACAATCCTCTCGTACTTTCAGGGGCTGACGCTATGA
- a CDS encoding CpaF family protein, with the protein METVEIYRETLRHFLAPIQPLLDDPAVSEVMVVGYDTVYFETAGRIQQAESGFEDEPSLMAAVQNIAEFVGRRLDADNHSMDARLPDGSRVHVIIPPSSRRGVCLTIRKFQPATFTLPSLVDRGSMSDMAAEFLATSVLLHKNIIISGGTGTGKTSMLNALSAAVPDEERIVVIEDTSELQLNQPHTVYLEAQPPRPSGRGGVTIRDLFVDSLRMRPDRIIVGEVRRGEALELIQSMLSGHSGSLTTVHANTPRDAASRLETLCLMNDTGLPVHVARAQVASAIHLVVQISRLADGSRRVQTISEAIGLDDSDKYQWRDLFQFQAQGRDKDDRIQGELLPTGLRPTYADEPAAMGFEDRIQLTEGLFARSPEFARSSRSNGSHKTEKNTKS; encoded by the coding sequence ATGGAAACTGTTGAAATCTATCGTGAAACCTTGCGGCACTTTTTGGCGCCGATTCAGCCGTTGTTGGACGATCCAGCGGTTTCGGAAGTGATGGTTGTGGGGTACGACACCGTCTATTTTGAAACTGCGGGGCGGATTCAACAGGCCGAGAGTGGATTTGAGGATGAACCCTCCTTGATGGCGGCGGTTCAGAATATTGCGGAGTTTGTGGGGCGGCGGCTGGATGCGGATAACCACAGCATGGACGCGCGGCTGCCGGACGGTTCGCGGGTTCACGTGATCATTCCACCCAGTTCGCGGCGGGGTGTCTGTCTGACGATTCGTAAATTTCAGCCAGCGACATTCACATTGCCGTCGTTGGTCGATCGAGGTTCGATGAGCGACATGGCGGCGGAGTTTCTGGCCACCAGTGTGCTGCTCCACAAAAACATCATCATTTCCGGGGGAACGGGTACGGGGAAGACGTCGATGCTGAATGCACTTTCGGCGGCCGTACCGGACGAAGAGCGGATTGTCGTCATCGAAGACACCTCGGAGCTGCAGTTGAATCAACCGCATACGGTCTACTTGGAAGCACAACCGCCGCGGCCCAGCGGACGGGGCGGGGTTACGATTCGCGACCTGTTTGTGGACTCTCTGCGGATGCGGCCCGATCGTATTATCGTGGGTGAAGTCCGCCGCGGCGAAGCTTTGGAATTGATCCAGTCGATGCTTTCGGGGCACTCCGGGTCATTGACGACGGTGCATGCCAACACGCCGCGAGACGCAGCCAGTCGCTTGGAGACATTGTGCTTGATGAACGACACGGGACTTCCTGTTCATGTTGCACGGGCGCAAGTCGCCTCGGCGATTCACCTGGTTGTGCAGATTTCTCGTCTGGCGGACGGCTCGCGACGGGTGCAGACGATCAGTGAAGCCATTGGTTTGGACGACAGCGACAAATACCAATGGCGGGATCTGTTTCAATTCCAGGCACAGGGGCGTGACAAAGACGACCGGATCCAAGGCGAACTGCTGCCGACCGGTCTGCGTCCGACCTATGCCGATGAGCCGGCGGCCATGGGTTTTGAGGACCGTATTCAATTGACGGAAGGGTTGTTTGCAAGGTCACCGGAATTTGCGCGCAGCTCGCGTAGCAATGGATCTCACAAAACGGAAAAAAATACAAAATCGTGA
- a CDS encoding serine/threonine-protein kinase yields MQTIKTQAAAFPHEAASLDKHSARRSASRGRWASLLGDMCGYRLRSVKSRGLGQTVYRAHDPEGRRVALKVITGRDEKSRDWAEQLQRESKIAMQIKHPHLAEVFDVMNSGECDLVAMEYVSGQPLSRFIKKKKKISEKRAVKMVLHLADALTACHAAGLVHRNIHPENVLVTSEGKAKLISFGFSSSPELDDQSSPSTAETKIARYLAPEQLRRSNKADVRSDVYALGALLYTMVSGDAPFACAGRLSLMQNKRANNYRGSAEFAAELSPAVADVIDRSLSADPAERPQSMEEFVQLLRGFSDRIGDYQLISKVGRGAMGHVHRARAADGSIVAIKILHDHLVANERILVRFYQEAKLAMEMSHPNLVPAYEVGCDNGKHFIAMEYIAGKDLKETLRTEGRLPESQALRIVYDVAKALDALHGKGLLHRDVKPGNILFDSQGNARLTDLGLAKQEELDYELTQAGHALGTMQYAPPEQFRDAKTVSKTADIYALGVTLYQMVTGASPFQGKSAIDQLIRKSRNDYVPPEKIVPGLSQQTRDLIRAAMHEDSAKRPSSAKAFAKATVGYLRCESDADVQPQPQQDALWKVVFLGDDGNVQRISGTTEQIRQLIRAGQIGADGRAARENETSFRPLANIAELNSSEKKAKPSSPTKSTPASGKSGGLFRRTLRPFLTAANRFAASMVGIIT; encoded by the coding sequence ATGCAAACTATCAAAACACAGGCTGCAGCGTTCCCACACGAAGCGGCTTCATTGGATAAACATTCGGCACGACGGTCAGCGTCGCGTGGACGTTGGGCGTCGTTATTGGGCGACATGTGTGGCTATCGTCTTCGCAGCGTAAAATCACGCGGCTTGGGGCAAACCGTCTATCGGGCACACGATCCGGAAGGCCGCCGGGTGGCACTGAAGGTGATCACCGGTCGTGACGAGAAGTCACGGGATTGGGCCGAACAGTTGCAACGCGAGTCGAAAATCGCCATGCAGATCAAGCACCCGCATTTGGCCGAGGTGTTTGACGTCATGAATTCCGGCGAATGCGATTTGGTCGCGATGGAATACGTCAGCGGCCAACCGCTGTCGCGATTTATCAAGAAGAAGAAAAAGATCAGCGAAAAACGAGCGGTGAAGATGGTGTTGCATCTCGCCGACGCGCTGACCGCATGCCATGCCGCTGGACTGGTGCACCGCAACATCCATCCGGAGAACGTGCTGGTCACCTCCGAAGGCAAGGCCAAGTTGATCAGCTTTGGTTTTTCTTCGTCGCCTGAATTGGATGACCAATCGTCGCCGTCGACGGCCGAGACAAAAATCGCTCGGTACCTTGCGCCGGAGCAACTACGCCGGTCAAACAAAGCGGACGTCCGTTCCGACGTCTATGCGTTGGGGGCTCTGTTGTACACCATGGTGAGCGGCGACGCCCCCTTTGCCTGTGCGGGACGGCTGTCGTTGATGCAGAACAAACGGGCCAACAACTACCGCGGCTCTGCGGAGTTTGCGGCGGAGTTGTCTCCCGCGGTGGCGGACGTGATTGATCGCTCCTTGTCGGCCGATCCGGCGGAGCGTCCGCAGTCAATGGAAGAATTTGTGCAATTGCTGCGAGGTTTTTCGGACCGTATCGGCGACTATCAATTGATCTCCAAGGTCGGCCGCGGCGCCATGGGACACGTCCATCGCGCCCGCGCCGCTGATGGGTCGATTGTCGCCATCAAGATTCTGCATGACCATTTGGTCGCGAATGAGCGGATTCTGGTGCGGTTTTATCAAGAAGCGAAATTGGCGATGGAGATGTCGCACCCCAATCTCGTTCCAGCGTATGAAGTGGGCTGTGACAATGGGAAACACTTCATTGCCATGGAATATATTGCCGGCAAGGACTTAAAGGAAACTCTTCGCACGGAAGGACGACTGCCTGAGTCGCAGGCTTTGCGGATTGTCTATGATGTGGCGAAAGCGTTGGATGCTTTGCATGGCAAGGGCCTGCTGCATCGCGACGTCAAGCCGGGGAACATCCTGTTCGATAGCCAGGGCAATGCCCGTCTCACCGATCTGGGTTTGGCCAAACAGGAAGAGTTGGATTATGAACTGACGCAAGCGGGCCACGCATTGGGGACCATGCAATACGCTCCGCCGGAACAGTTTCGCGATGCCAAGACGGTGAGTAAAACGGCCGATATTTATGCATTGGGAGTGACGCTGTACCAGATGGTCACCGGCGCGTCGCCGTTTCAAGGGAAATCCGCGATTGATCAATTGATCCGCAAATCGCGCAATGACTATGTGCCGCCGGAGAAAATCGTTCCGGGACTCAGCCAGCAGACGCGGGATTTGATTCGGGCAGCGATGCATGAGGATTCCGCCAAACGTCCGAGTAGTGCGAAAGCCTTTGCGAAGGCAACTGTCGGTTATTTGCGTTGTGAGAGCGACGCGGACGTCCAACCACAACCACAGCAAGATGCGTTGTGGAAGGTTGTATTCCTGGGGGATGACGGCAATGTGCAGCGGATTTCCGGGACCACTGAGCAGATCCGTCAATTGATTCGTGCTGGACAAATTGGGGCGGACGGACGCGCGGCACGTGAAAACGAAACGTCGTTTCGGCCGTTGGCAAATATCGCGGAATTGAACAGTTCGGAGAAAAAAGCAAAACCCAGCAGCCCCACGAAATCGACGCCCGCCTCGGGCAAGTCGGGTGGGTTGTTTCGGCGGACATTGCGGCCGTTTCTGACGGCGGCTAATCGGTTTGCCGCTTCGATGGTTGGGATCATCACTTAA